A region from the Dysidea avara chromosome 15, odDysAvar1.4, whole genome shotgun sequence genome encodes:
- the LOC136246099 gene encoding uncharacterized protein: protein MTPSRRPTVQSLSRQSYKAASSKLSKHPLAKKYVNASIASKINHEVTNICSLKHRSLLRSDHKTLKRFSWLKIWSELAANVPTLLKLLQQLLSKAGRKFITFVICVILKKRCQNMSLLQRAVSFLLYANGTSKEVYSYLQPFMVCMDASTTSKIVDTLIDEHDADVLRWAEDVAKDATVPPPSLQLHNNPQEDLRDIFCYTDDVFDSDSEDTCSTCSTIYSVGEISYISDVEDTDDQNNAMIQNEQVDGDLSSGQVDGHLSHGQVDGHLSSEQVDGHLSNGQQVDGNEQDNNFHNGQGAGVGLYSTENPQSGSICPGYSLVIDNIDLNIRRSDQRVDRTTKSYHFCNGYALLNRVNSTQLVDQTPSGSLSLDQILPNKTDADKIMADFEIIVSR, encoded by the exons ATGACGCCAAGTAGAAGACCCACCGTACAATCTTTATCCAGACAAAGCTATAAAGCTGCATCATCCAAGTTATCCAAACATCCACTTGCAAAGAAATATGTAAATGCAAGTATTGCATCTAAAATCAACCATGAAGTTACAAACATTTGTTCTCTCAAGCACAGATCGCTCTTAAGATCTGACCACAAAACCCTGAAAAGATTTAGCTGGTTAAAAATATGGTCCGAGTTGGCTGCAAATGTACCCACTCTATTGAAGCTATTACAGCAGCTCCTTTCGAAGGCAGGAAGGAAGTTTATTACTTTCGTAATTTGTGTGATATTAAAGAAAAGATGCCAAAACATGTCCTTGTTACAACGAGCTGTTTCATTTCTGTTGTATGCGAATGGGACAAGTAAAGAA GTCTACTCGTATCTGCAACCATTCATGGTTTGCATGGACGCTTCTACAACAAGTAAAATTGTAGACACACTGATTGATGAACATGATGCTGATGTTTTACGATGGGCTGAGGATGTTGCTAAG GATGCTACAGTGCCACCACCATCATTACAGCTGCACAATAACCCACAAGAGGATCTCAGAGATATATTTTGCTATACGGATGATGTTTTTGATAGTGACAGTGAAGACACTTGTAGCACTTGCAGTACCATCTATAGTGTCGGTGAAATTTCCTATATTTCAGATGTAGAGGATACAGATGATCAGAACAATGCTATGATCCAAAACGAGCAG GTTGATGGCGACCTCAGTAGTGGACAGGTTGATGGTCACCTCAGTCATGGACAGGTTGATGGTCACCTCAGTAGTGAACAGGTTGATGGTCACCTCAGTAATGGACAG CAAGTTGATGGCAATGAACAAGATAACAATTTTCATAATGGCCAAGGTGCTGGAGTAGGGTTGTACTCAACTGAAAATCCACAGTCGGGAAGCATATGTCCTGGATACAGTCTGGTTATCGATAACATTGATTTAAACATCAGGCGAAGTGACCAGAGAGTGGATCGAACAACCAAATCCTATCACTTTTGTAATGGTTATGCCTTACTGAACCGTGTTAATTCGACCCAACTGGTAGACCAAACACCATCAGGTTCTCTGTCTTTAGACCAAATACTACCAAACAAAACTGATGCAGATAAGATTATGGCAGATTTTGAAATAATTGTTTCAAGGTAA